In a genomic window of Streptococcus mitis NCTC 12261:
- a CDS encoding metal ABC transporter ATP-binding protein yields the protein MRYITVEDLSFYYDKEPVLEHINYSVDSGEFVTLTGENGAAKTTLIKASLGILQPRIGKVTISKTNTQGKKLRIAYLPQQIASFNAGFPSTVYEFVKSGRYPRKGWFRRLNAHDEEHIKASLDSVGMWEHRDKRLGSLSGGQKQRAVIARMFASDPDVFILDEPTTGMDAGSKNEFYELMHHSAHHHGKAVLMITHDPEEVKDYADRNIHLVRNQDSPWRCFNVHENDQEVGHA from the coding sequence ATGAGATACATTACGGTAGAGGATTTATCCTTCTATTATGATAAGGAGCCCGTTCTTGAACATATCAATTATAGTGTTGATAGTGGGGAATTTGTTACCTTGACAGGGGAAAATGGAGCAGCTAAGACGACACTGATTAAGGCCAGTCTTGGAATCCTCCAGCCACGCATTGGAAAGGTGACCATTTCAAAGACAAATACGCAGGGTAAGAAATTGAGAATAGCTTACCTTCCTCAACAGATTGCCAGTTTTAACGCTGGTTTTCCAAGTACGGTTTATGAATTTGTCAAGTCGGGTCGCTATCCGCGAAAAGGCTGGTTCCGTCGTTTGAATGCTCATGATGAGGAGCATATCAAGGCTAGTCTGGACTCAGTTGGAATGTGGGAACACCGAGACAAACGCTTGGGGTCTCTATCTGGAGGACAAAAGCAGCGAGCGGTGATCGCGCGTATGTTTGCTTCGGATCCAGATGTGTTTATCCTAGATGAGCCGACAACGGGGATGGATGCAGGAAGTAAAAACGAATTTTACGAACTCATGCACCACAGCGCCCATCATCATGGCAAGGCTGTTTTGATGATTACCCATGACCCTGAAGAAGTTAAGGACTATGCGGACCGCAATATTCATCTAGTCCGTAACCAAGACTCGCCATGGCGTTGTTTCAACGTTCATGAGAATGATCAGGAGGTGGGCCATGCTTAG
- the adcR gene encoding zinc-dependent transcriptional regulator AdcR has product MRQLAKDIDAFLNEVILQAENQHEILIGHCTSEVALTNTQEHILMLLSEESLTNSELARRLNVSQAAVTKAIKSLVKEGMLETSKDPKDARVIFYQLTDLARPIAEEHHHHHEHTLLTYEQVATQFTPNEQKVIQRFLTALVGEIK; this is encoded by the coding sequence ATGAGACAGCTAGCGAAGGATATCGATGCTTTTTTGAATGAGGTGATTTTGCAGGCAGAAAATCAGCATGAAATCCTAATAGGTCATTGTACTAGCGAGGTGGCCCTGACCAATACTCAGGAGCACATTCTTATGCTCTTGTCAGAGGAATCTTTAACAAATTCAGAATTGGCGCGTCGCCTCAATGTCAGTCAGGCAGCAGTTACCAAGGCCATTAAGTCTTTGGTCAAGGAAGGGATGTTGGAAACATCTAAAGATCCTAAGGATGCGCGTGTGATTTTTTATCAGTTGACTGATTTGGCTCGTCCAATCGCTGAGGAGCACCATCATCACCATGAGCATACACTTTTAACCTATGAACAAGTGGCAACTCAGTTTACTCCAAATGAACAAAAAGTGATTCAGCGGTTTTTGACTGCTTTAGTAGGAGAAATCAAATAA
- a CDS encoding SIALI-17 repeat-containing surface protein — protein MFHTDRQEKFSLRKYKDGRTDSKLIGATILATGVALAVGASPVAANVTSNGTDTATMVTDTSKVASTSATTFTDDKDASKTVKVDAVLEKGTAEPTKANSNTGDADGTDTLNVKSEATVNYKLDSDKSLLKKDTVAAGTGTVTTPYDKKGLAYDKDGKDYRESTVTQPGTVVSKDTGKKDTVEANGRVYEYAGKSEVEGADKLTYDKTRFNDIEAAVSPEGMHNKLGEIDYTKTKGKVYLVEETADGQYGKYVVADNGVTSDEDAVTKWQDGQADAKEFTKENVTLQEGDTVLVLDKDTYAVGQGKAVKKITKGTITFSVERKIEVEEKEKESFSTYIVEDDTFDGPKVNHYYTPGADGIYGTADDVEKTPSGNPTYALLGFGSGYAGSEVKNLATGDEYSYDYRLNKSQSSLKDILKNYTIANYKALEFLEGKATDATGREKVQAAKARLDAHLKTLEDDIQSGKLELGLIKTGRRAGEFVLHAPIDLNTGYISDASVDKFKKLLAGFPKIIGEVSVTANEPTDTTELNNGTYREIHATTVYKYTPDDYSPHAYIDVITTKNIKEYTVYTGKPDDYIPLDETEPDKETTVTTLVNKGKVEIAADGTVTVTGDAKVTDEKYIPTETVAENKYIISGDNGTRTRTETTESATFTKKEIITPIRAYKVMGEEKPVVTHYYNLKITKEEAGTTTASKQGSVVIKYVTTDGKQLKSETDKDNVTLETKTIVSLYSGETKVDERTDVKTVEQNYDTTPKQYPTLVDADTGFTYEYVGLKQGSPAASGKVVEGTTEVVYEYRLVSEEEKTPSSSVVTKTGSVDVKHVVINEDGTLKTLKEAEVVKDKVPVEYEDTYVTYSKGVKVSERKEKRTVTEKYDTTDKQYPTLKDEATGLVYKYVGQTSDSAPATGDVTEGEKHVIYSYTLDKQEETTPTVTEAKGSVVVKYVDADGNEIKDSANVVTDAVVKTTKTYATKSGEVVLSTRDEVTENDVNYNTVEKKVDTITKDGKKYVFRGVYEVSDKYNNVLEETGKVKEGTTTVVYQYDYVIPVDPTKPNEGDNNPPKPEDKIPNDPQNRSYKDLGLLKEVKRDITYVYENGPKVGQEASAPINQNARFTRTAEINSRTGEVVYTSEWTPEQKLAEVVSPKIDKYAVDKEKVAELAVTHESEDSSEIVKYRENPEIIEHDAAKDKKGSVVVKYVDAQGNEISEEVTVKDNAVVEKATTKVYANREETTYTATNEEYSTVANRKDVIEANGKKYKYSGVYEASDKFNNTTEETGKVKEGTTTVVYQYDYIIPVDPTKPNDGDQNPPKPEDKIPNDPKGRTYKDLGLLTEVKRNITYVYENGPKAGQEASAPVNQNARFTRTAEINSRTGEVTYTTDWTPEQKLVEVVSPEIKDYTVDKAKVDELTVTHESKDSAVVVKYSQNKPNSVRDYAKDKKGTVIVKFVDINENFLADDVVAKNNVIVAEATTITTGDKEETTYKATGEEYAVTAPETIVVDGVTFRLKRVLPAGDKFKNTVEEKGLVKEGVTTIVYQYVMQIDAPKVEVPEFEGGVVPLDPPTVEIPELKIPEEPKPQPEPNPIPTPTPAPAPTPQPAPTPQRNETPKPPVPVAEDSGTPAVPNKPVPSNYNPDGNTYPAPSTEVAQLPNTGTESNAALAAFGFVGILSGLSIVLRKKDNE, from the coding sequence ATGTTTCATACTGATAGACAGGAGAAATTTTCTCTTCGTAAGTATAAAGATGGTCGAACAGATTCCAAGTTAATCGGTGCAACGATTTTGGCAACAGGTGTGGCTTTAGCTGTTGGTGCAAGCCCAGTAGCTGCTAATGTTACTTCTAATGGTACAGATACTGCTACAATGGTGACCGATACATCGAAAGTAGCTTCAACATCAGCCACAACTTTTACAGATGATAAAGATGCATCTAAAACAGTAAAAGTAGATGCGGTATTAGAAAAAGGAACTGCTGAACCGACAAAAGCCAACAGCAATACGGGCGATGCTGATGGGACTGATACGTTAAATGTTAAATCAGAAGCAACTGTCAATTACAAATTGGATTCTGATAAATCATTACTAAAAAAAGACACAGTAGCAGCTGGGACAGGTACAGTTACAACTCCTTATGATAAAAAAGGTCTTGCTTATGATAAAGATGGTAAAGACTACCGTGAATCAACTGTGACTCAACCAGGAACTGTTGTGTCTAAAGATACTGGTAAAAAAGACACCGTAGAAGCGAATGGTAGGGTTTATGAGTACGCTGGAAAATCTGAAGTAGAAGGTGCTGATAAGCTTACTTATGATAAAACTCGTTTTAACGATATTGAAGCAGCAGTGTCTCCAGAGGGAATGCATAATAAACTAGGGGAAATCGACTATACTAAAACAAAAGGCAAAGTCTATCTTGTGGAAGAGACAGCTGATGGACAATACGGTAAGTATGTTGTAGCAGATAATGGAGTAACTAGCGATGAAGATGCTGTTACAAAATGGCAAGATGGTCAAGCTGACGCTAAAGAGTTTACCAAAGAAAACGTAACCCTCCAAGAAGGTGATACAGTTCTTGTTCTTGATAAAGATACGTATGCAGTGGGTCAAGGGAAGGCTGTAAAGAAAATCACAAAAGGAACAATTACTTTCTCAGTAGAAAGAAAAATAGAAGTAGAAGAGAAAGAAAAGGAGTCTTTTTCAACTTATATTGTAGAGGACGATACTTTTGATGGACCTAAAGTCAACCATTATTATACACCTGGTGCAGATGGAATTTATGGGACTGCTGATGATGTAGAAAAAACGCCTAGTGGAAACCCAACTTACGCATTATTAGGTTTTGGAAGTGGGTATGCTGGGTCTGAAGTAAAAAACTTAGCAACAGGCGATGAATATAGTTATGATTATAGACTAAATAAATCACAATCATCATTAAAAGATATTTTAAAAAATTACACAATTGCTAATTATAAAGCTTTAGAATTCTTAGAAGGTAAAGCGACAGATGCAACTGGAAGAGAGAAAGTTCAAGCGGCTAAAGCGCGTTTAGATGCTCATTTAAAAACTTTAGAAGATGATATCCAATCTGGGAAATTGGAACTAGGATTGATAAAAACTGGGAGACGTGCTGGGGAATTTGTTTTGCATGCTCCTATAGACCTTAATACTGGATATATTTCAGATGCTTCTGTTGATAAATTCAAAAAACTTTTAGCAGGTTTTCCAAAAATTATTGGAGAAGTATCGGTTACTGCAAATGAGCCTACAGATACTACAGAATTGAACAATGGCACATATAGAGAAATCCACGCGACTACAGTATATAAATATACTCCAGATGATTATTCTCCACACGCTTACATTGATGTTATAACAACTAAAAACATTAAAGAGTACACTGTTTATACTGGTAAGCCAGATGACTATATTCCATTAGATGAAACTGAGCCTGATAAAGAAACGACTGTAACTACGTTAGTTAACAAAGGAAAAGTTGAAATTGCTGCAGACGGTACAGTAACAGTTACAGGAGATGCAAAAGTAACAGATGAAAAGTATATTCCTACAGAAACTGTTGCTGAAAATAAATACATCATTAGTGGTGATAATGGTACAAGAACTCGTACAGAGACAACTGAATCAGCGACATTCACTAAAAAAGAAATTATCACACCAATCCGTGCTTACAAAGTAATGGGTGAGGAAAAACCAGTCGTCACTCACTATTACAACTTAAAAATCACAAAAGAAGAAGCGGGTACTACAACAGCCTCTAAACAAGGTAGTGTCGTTATTAAGTATGTCACAACTGATGGAAAACAATTAAAATCAGAAACTGATAAAGATAATGTTACATTAGAAACAAAAACTATCGTAAGCTTATATTCAGGTGAAACAAAAGTTGATGAACGTACGGATGTTAAAACAGTAGAACAAAACTACGATACAACTCCAAAACAATATCCAACCTTAGTGGATGCTGATACTGGATTTACATACGAGTATGTAGGTCTAAAACAAGGTTCTCCAGCTGCTAGCGGTAAAGTAGTAGAAGGAACTACAGAAGTTGTTTACGAATATCGTCTAGTAAGTGAAGAAGAGAAAACTCCGTCTAGCTCCGTTGTGACTAAGACAGGTTCTGTTGACGTGAAACACGTTGTGATCAATGAAGATGGAACGTTAAAAACATTAAAAGAAGCAGAAGTAGTGAAAGATAAAGTGCCAGTTGAGTATGAAGATACTTATGTAACTTACTCAAAAGGTGTAAAAGTATCTGAACGTAAAGAAAAACGTACAGTTACAGAAAAATACGACACTACTGATAAACAATACCCAACGCTAAAAGATGAAGCTACAGGATTAGTTTATAAATATGTAGGGCAAACATCTGATTCAGCTCCAGCGACAGGGGACGTGACAGAAGGTGAGAAACACGTTATCTACAGCTATACTCTAGATAAACAAGAGGAAACAACACCGACTGTAACTGAAGCTAAAGGTTCAGTAGTTGTTAAGTACGTTGATGCTGATGGTAATGAAATCAAAGATTCTGCGAATGTAGTGACGGATGCAGTTGTTAAAACAACGAAAACATACGCTACTAAGTCAGGAGAGGTTGTACTGTCGACTCGTGATGAAGTAACAGAAAATGATGTAAACTACAATACTGTTGAAAAGAAAGTTGATACAATCACTAAAGATGGTAAGAAATATGTCTTCCGTGGAGTGTATGAAGTTTCTGATAAGTACAACAACGTATTAGAAGAAACAGGTAAGGTGAAAGAAGGAACAACAACAGTTGTATATCAATACGATTATGTTATTCCAGTAGATCCAACTAAGCCTAATGAAGGTGATAATAATCCTCCAAAACCAGAGGATAAGATTCCTAATGACCCACAAAACCGTTCATACAAAGACTTAGGTCTCTTAAAAGAAGTCAAACGTGATATCACTTATGTATACGAAAATGGACCAAAAGTGGGACAGGAAGCAAGTGCACCTATTAACCAAAATGCACGCTTCACAAGAACTGCAGAAATCAATAGTAGAACTGGTGAGGTAGTATATACAAGCGAGTGGACTCCAGAACAAAAACTTGCAGAAGTAGTGTCACCAAAAATCGATAAATATGCAGTTGATAAAGAAAAAGTAGCTGAATTAGCAGTAACGCACGAATCTGAAGACAGTAGCGAAATTGTTAAATACCGTGAAAATCCTGAAATTATCGAACATGATGCAGCAAAAGACAAAAAAGGTTCTGTAGTTGTTAAGTATGTAGACGCTCAAGGAAATGAAATCAGTGAAGAGGTAACTGTTAAAGATAATGCAGTAGTAGAAAAAGCTACGACAAAAGTCTATGCAAATCGTGAAGAAACTACTTATACAGCAACAAATGAAGAATACAGCACTGTAGCGAACCGTAAAGACGTTATCGAAGCTAATGGTAAGAAATACAAATACAGCGGTGTATATGAAGCTTCTGATAAATTCAATAATACTACAGAAGAAACAGGTAAGGTGAAAGAAGGAACTACGACAGTTGTATACCAATATGACTACATTATTCCAGTAGATCCAACTAAACCTAACGATGGTGATCAAAATCCTCCAAAACCAGAGGATAAAATTCCTAACGATCCAAAAGGTCGCACCTACAAAGATTTAGGTTTACTAACAGAAGTGAAACGTAACATCACTTATGTATACGAAAATGGACCAAAAGCAGGTCAGGAAGCAAGTGCACCTGTTAACCAAAATGCTCGTTTCACAAGAACTGCCGAAATCAACAGTAGAACTGGTGAAGTGACGTACACAACAGATTGGACTCCAGAACAAAAACTTGTTGAAGTAGTGTCACCAGAAATCAAAGATTACACTGTGGATAAAGCAAAGGTAGATGAATTAACTGTAACACATGAATCTAAAGATTCAGCGGTTGTTGTTAAGTATTCTCAGAATAAACCAAACAGTGTACGTGATTACGCAAAAGATAAAAAAGGAACAGTTATCGTTAAATTCGTAGATATTAATGAAAACTTCCTTGCAGATGACGTAGTCGCTAAGAACAATGTCATTGTAGCTGAAGCGACAACTATAACTACTGGTGATAAAGAAGAAACGACTTACAAAGCTACAGGAGAAGAGTACGCTGTGACAGCTCCTGAAACTATCGTAGTAGATGGAGTAACATTCCGATTGAAACGTGTTCTTCCAGCAGGTGATAAGTTTAAAAATACTGTGGAAGAAAAAGGATTGGTTAAAGAAGGTGTTACTACTATTGTTTATCAATATGTAATGCAAATTGATGCTCCAAAAGTTGAAGTGCCAGAATTTGAAGGTGGAGTAGTTCCGTTAGATCCGCCAACTGTGGAGATTCCAGAGCTGAAGATTCCTGAAGAACCAAAACCACAGCCAGAGCCAAATCCAATTCCGACTCCAACTCCAGCTCCTGCACCTACACCACAACCAGCTCCAACACCTCAACGAAACGAGACTCCAAAACCACCTGTACCTGTGGCGGAAGATTCGGGAACACCGGCAGTTCCGAACAAACCAGTACCTTCAAATTACAATCCGGATGGAAACACTTATCCAGCTCCATCAACTGAGGTAGCTCAATTGCCAAATACTGGTACGGAATCGAACGCAGCCTTGGCAGCATTCGGATTTGTTGGAATTTTGAGTGGTCTAAGTATCGTTCTTCGTAAGAAGGATAATGAGTAA